In Aliiglaciecola sp. LCG003, a genomic segment contains:
- a CDS encoding bifunctional diguanylate cyclase/phosphodiesterase: MGVIHQSLATIPNRYAFLDRIDASVKSNNQLSLMLVDVVRFSDVSSSLGYQVGDVILLAIANRIRKLFGEQVLLGRISGDIFGLVIPGRHGEKQLRYHFNHLIEHFKTPITFDGHAFIADFNVGSVANSVENKDTIKLLARAEAALKQAKENKYENLQILSMYEKADTGRSLALKADLKRAFLNDELEIYFQPKVELNTLKISGAECLLRWNHPLDGVLFPGALIEAAESYNMMNELGYWTLEQAFKSACSFKKQGLDLVVSVNMSPTQLYDFNFIPTLLKLKQKYQIPLHCLELELTEDVALSNSLMVKRQLLEARSLGMKVAVDDFGKGYSNLAYIRDMAIDTIKIDKTFVMELENNPVNMAIIKATQVIGDALNCHIVAEGIETIGQMQMLREAGILCGQGFLFSKAIPEDDFVKLCHTDLAVGTSKAYMSRKA, encoded by the coding sequence ATGGGTGTTATTCACCAATCATTAGCAACCATCCCTAATCGGTATGCATTTCTCGACCGCATAGATGCGTCGGTTAAAAGTAACAATCAGCTATCACTCATGCTAGTTGATGTGGTGCGTTTTTCGGATGTCAGTAGCTCTTTAGGCTACCAGGTTGGTGATGTGATTTTATTGGCAATCGCCAACAGGATCCGCAAGTTATTTGGTGAGCAAGTGTTACTTGGTCGCATCAGTGGCGATATATTTGGCTTAGTTATTCCTGGTCGTCACGGTGAAAAACAGCTCAGATATCATTTTAATCATTTAATTGAACATTTCAAAACCCCTATCACCTTTGATGGGCATGCATTTATTGCTGATTTCAATGTTGGCTCTGTAGCCAATTCTGTGGAAAATAAAGATACCATCAAACTACTGGCACGCGCAGAAGCGGCCCTTAAACAGGCCAAAGAAAATAAATACGAAAATCTGCAAATTTTAAGTATGTATGAAAAGGCCGATACAGGCCGTTCATTAGCACTAAAAGCTGACCTTAAGCGGGCTTTCTTAAACGACGAATTGGAAATTTACTTTCAACCTAAAGTGGAATTGAATACCCTTAAAATTTCTGGTGCTGAATGTTTACTTCGCTGGAACCATCCACTTGATGGTGTGTTATTTCCCGGCGCTTTGATCGAAGCAGCTGAATCCTACAATATGATGAATGAATTAGGTTATTGGACCTTAGAGCAAGCCTTCAAGAGTGCGTGTAGCTTTAAGAAACAAGGTTTGGATTTAGTCGTATCGGTCAACATGTCACCTACTCAATTGTATGATTTCAACTTTATTCCCACCCTGCTTAAGTTGAAGCAAAAATATCAAATTCCCTTGCATTGCTTAGAATTGGAGTTAACTGAAGATGTTGCTTTGTCCAATTCCTTAATGGTTAAGCGCCAGTTATTAGAAGCTAGATCGCTGGGTATGAAGGTTGCAGTAGATGATTTTGGCAAAGGCTACTCAAATCTTGCTTATATTCGCGATATGGCAATCGATACGATCAAAATCGATAAAACGTTCGTGATGGAACTGGAGAACAACCCCGTTAACATGGCAATCATTAAAGCAACCCAAGTCATTGGTGATGCACTCAATTGTCATATTGTCGCCGAAGGTATCGAGACCATAGGGCAAATGCAAATGTTAAGAGAAGCCGGGATCCTCTGCGGCCAAGGGTTCTTGTTCTCAAAAGCCATCCCGGAAGATGACTTTGTAAAATTATGCCATACTGATTTGGCTGTTGGTACGTCTAAAGCCTATATGAGTCGCAAGGCTTAA
- a CDS encoding FdhF/YdeP family oxidoreductase → MSQSSKHTNRITVVEPKEWAAGLPAVISAYKNVSLKVGPIKGSRLLSHLNQIEGFDCPGCAWPDPLHTRATFEFCENGAKAVADEATLKRINGDFFTRYSVTQLRDKSDKWLNAQGRLCQPMVKHADSDHYQVVTWQDAYTLIAEHIKALDSAEQATFYTSGRASNEAAFLYQLFVRMLGTNNLPDCSNLCHESSGVGLTETLGVGKGTVSLDDLENADAIFIFGQNPGSNHPRMLTSLQKAKRKGAKIVAINPLDETGLKRFKNPQEIEGVLGQGTALRDLHLGLRVNGDMALLKGLCRELIERDNDANPVLDHDFINQFCHGFEPFRQDILSTDWSYIEQQSGLTRLQIQQAADIACQSQRTICCWAMGMTQHKNAVANIQLMTNFLMLRGNIGKPGAGVCPVRGHSNVQGDRTMGIWEKPTAEFLDALATEFNFDPPRHHGVDAIESIHAMLAGKIKVFCALGGNFFRANPDHEMNAKALANCTLTVQASTKLNRSHLFTGKTALILPVLGRTEIDRQSTGVQTVTVENSMGVIQTSHGKIPPASAHLKSEVGFITELAETILGNSQVDWLSLRDDYTKIRAHIAAVVPGFEGFNHKITQFGEFVLPNPVRDKRQFNTSTGKANFIVNPNQHVSVEPGQFLLMTIRSHDQFNTTIYTDDDRYRGVFGGREVIFLNRQDMQRRGVSEGQLVDITSYDPVTRKAQRQVLNYRVIGYDIPNGCAAAYYPETNNLISLGQVADRSNTPAYKSVIISIHPAVGEEGAKPRNEVE, encoded by the coding sequence ATGAGCCAATCATCCAAGCATACAAATCGTATCACCGTGGTTGAACCCAAAGAGTGGGCTGCGGGCTTGCCAGCAGTAATCTCAGCATACAAAAATGTTAGTTTAAAAGTGGGGCCTATCAAGGGCAGTAGATTACTCAGCCACTTAAATCAAATTGAAGGCTTTGATTGTCCAGGCTGTGCTTGGCCTGATCCCTTGCACACACGAGCAACTTTTGAGTTTTGTGAAAACGGTGCCAAGGCCGTCGCCGATGAAGCTACCCTTAAGCGCATCAATGGGGATTTCTTTACACGCTATAGTGTGACTCAACTGAGAGATAAATCAGACAAATGGTTAAATGCTCAGGGGCGACTTTGTCAGCCAATGGTCAAGCATGCCGACAGTGATCATTATCAAGTCGTTACTTGGCAAGATGCCTATACTCTCATCGCTGAACACATCAAGGCTCTTGATAGCGCCGAGCAAGCAACCTTCTACACCTCTGGACGAGCGAGTAATGAAGCAGCATTTTTATATCAACTATTTGTGCGAATGTTGGGCACTAATAACTTACCGGATTGTTCGAACCTGTGTCACGAATCTAGCGGTGTGGGGCTAACAGAAACTTTGGGGGTAGGAAAGGGGACAGTCTCATTAGATGATTTGGAAAATGCCGATGCAATATTTATTTTTGGCCAAAACCCAGGTTCAAACCATCCTAGAATGCTAACTTCATTGCAAAAGGCTAAACGTAAAGGGGCAAAGATTGTCGCCATCAATCCCTTAGATGAAACGGGCTTAAAGCGTTTTAAAAATCCTCAGGAGATTGAAGGAGTTTTAGGTCAAGGCACTGCCCTGAGGGACTTGCATTTAGGGTTGCGAGTGAATGGAGACATGGCTTTGCTAAAGGGCTTGTGCCGAGAGTTGATCGAGCGAGACAATGACGCCAATCCCGTTCTTGATCATGACTTTATTAATCAATTTTGTCATGGCTTTGAGCCGTTTCGGCAGGACATCTTAAGCACCGATTGGAGCTACATCGAGCAGCAAAGCGGCTTAACTCGTCTACAAATACAACAAGCCGCCGATATAGCCTGTCAATCTCAAAGGACCATATGCTGTTGGGCCATGGGCATGACACAACATAAGAATGCGGTAGCTAATATTCAATTGATGACTAACTTCCTGATGTTGCGCGGCAATATTGGCAAACCAGGAGCTGGCGTCTGCCCAGTGCGAGGGCATAGCAATGTGCAGGGCGACCGAACCATGGGGATTTGGGAAAAGCCTACAGCTGAATTCTTGGATGCCCTAGCTACAGAATTTAATTTTGATCCCCCAAGGCATCACGGCGTTGATGCAATAGAAAGTATTCATGCCATGCTAGCGGGCAAGATTAAAGTGTTCTGTGCTTTAGGTGGAAACTTTTTCAGAGCCAATCCTGATCACGAGATGAATGCCAAGGCTCTAGCCAATTGCACTTTGACGGTACAGGCTTCAACTAAGCTAAATCGATCGCATCTATTTACCGGTAAAACCGCATTGATATTGCCGGTGTTGGGACGGACAGAGATCGATCGCCAATCCACAGGTGTCCAAACAGTTACGGTAGAAAATTCAATGGGGGTAATCCAAACCTCCCATGGAAAAATCCCTCCGGCGTCTGCGCATTTAAAAAGTGAAGTTGGATTTATCACAGAATTAGCCGAAACCATTTTGGGTAATAGCCAAGTAGACTGGTTAAGTCTGAGGGATGACTATACTAAAATCCGTGCTCATATTGCTGCAGTCGTGCCAGGTTTCGAAGGTTTTAATCACAAAATTACCCAGTTTGGTGAATTTGTACTGCCTAATCCTGTGCGTGATAAACGCCAGTTCAATACCTCCACTGGCAAAGCTAACTTTATCGTCAATCCCAATCAGCATGTGAGTGTTGAGCCAGGGCAATTCTTGCTGATGACAATCCGCAGTCATGATCAATTTAATACCACCATTTACACTGACGATGATCGCTATCGAGGGGTGTTCGGCGGGCGAGAAGTTATATTCCTCAATCGTCAAGACATGCAAAGGCGCGGGGTCAGCGAAGGGCAATTGGTCGACATTACCAGCTATGATCCAGTAACCCGTAAGGCTCAACGCCAAGTGCTGAATTACAGGGTAATTGGTTATGATATACCCAACGGTTGCGCAGCGGCTTATTATCCTGAAACCAATAATTTAATTTCGCTGGGTCAGGTTGCAGATAGAAGCAACACTCCCGCTTATAAGTCAGTGATCATTAGCATTCACCCCGCAGTTGGCGAAGAAGGGGCCAAGCCACGTAACGAGGTGGAATAA
- the fdhD gene encoding formate dehydrogenase accessory sulfurtransferase FdhD, with the protein MLQAKQYSVSQYCQSLTDKEDWIAVEEPLEIWLKQYVTPQQTQSSHLLTTMRTPGNDIELVKGWLHASGLVDMAWVLSIEATGTEALKHQHSNRVVLTLKPGKVIRFDKAQRMQTANSSCGVCGQQSIEWLMDDLPAIEPINRISMAASRIMLMPARLQNAQQQFHKTGALHAAALIDSDGNLIDIFEDVGRHNAMDKLVGNNLANLPGKFAVVLSGRVSFEMVQKSAKAGISMIIAVGAPTSMAVDLCREWNIALIGFSKSERFNLYHGHSQILDDSDIAN; encoded by the coding sequence TTGCTTCAAGCTAAACAATATTCTGTTAGCCAGTATTGCCAGTCATTGACTGACAAAGAGGATTGGATTGCGGTGGAAGAGCCATTAGAAATATGGCTCAAGCAATACGTTACTCCGCAACAAACTCAATCCAGTCATCTGCTAACCACCATGCGTACCCCAGGCAATGACATTGAGTTGGTCAAAGGATGGTTGCACGCCAGTGGTTTAGTGGACATGGCTTGGGTATTGAGTATTGAAGCAACTGGCACTGAGGCGTTGAAGCATCAGCACAGCAATAGAGTGGTGCTGACCTTGAAGCCTGGCAAGGTTATCCGCTTCGATAAAGCACAGCGAATGCAAACCGCCAACTCAAGTTGTGGTGTGTGTGGACAACAAAGTATTGAATGGTTGATGGATGATTTACCTGCTATTGAACCAATTAATCGAATCAGTATGGCAGCAAGTCGGATAATGTTGATGCCAGCTCGATTACAAAATGCTCAACAGCAATTTCATAAAACCGGTGCTTTGCACGCGGCCGCCCTAATTGATAGTGACGGTAATTTGATTGATATCTTCGAAGACGTAGGCCGACATAACGCCATGGATAAATTAGTCGGCAATAACCTTGCAAACCTACCCGGTAAATTTGCCGTAGTATTAAGCGGACGGGTAAGTTTTGAGATGGTCCAAAAATCTGCAAAAGCCGGTATTAGCATGATAATAGCAGTGGGTGCACCAACGAGTATGGCTGTAGATCTGTGCCGAGAATGGAATATTGCTTTGATTGGGTTTAGCAAGTCTGAGCGGTTCAATCTATATCATGGGCATTCGCAGATACTCGATGATAGCGACATTGCCAACTAA
- a CDS encoding heavy metal-binding domain-containing protein: MLVTTTHHLDGKKIDQYYGIVVGEAVMGANVIKDIFASIRDVVGGRAGSYEKELTRARKIAFSELTEEARMMGANAVIGVDIDYQVIGQNGSMLMVSICGTAVKFQD, from the coding sequence ATGTTAGTGACAACAACGCACCATTTGGATGGTAAAAAAATCGATCAATATTATGGCATTGTCGTGGGTGAAGCTGTGATGGGGGCCAACGTAATTAAAGATATATTTGCCTCAATACGGGATGTCGTCGGCGGTCGTGCTGGCTCATACGAGAAAGAATTGACTCGTGCTCGTAAAATTGCATTTTCAGAGTTAACGGAAGAAGCGCGCATGATGGGGGCTAACGCAGTGATCGGGGTAGATATTGATTATCAGGTTATCGGTCAAAACGGCAGTATGTTGATGGTCAGTATTTGCGGTACTGCGGTTAAATTCCAAGATTGA
- a CDS encoding HIT domain-containing protein, with product MVNNDFQLHPQLAKDCFEVCNLPLSKILLLNDSQFPWFIQVPRLLGVSEIIELNDAQQSQLWYESKILSETISHQFQPDKLNVAALGNMVPQLHIHHIARYKSDPVWPKPVWGILPAKRYTQEARDKILLEMKQTLEEKLC from the coding sequence ATGGTTAATAATGACTTTCAGCTACATCCTCAACTCGCTAAAGATTGTTTTGAAGTATGCAATCTGCCGTTAAGCAAAATTCTGCTATTGAATGATAGTCAGTTTCCTTGGTTTATTCAGGTTCCACGTTTATTAGGTGTCAGCGAGATCATCGAGCTCAATGATGCTCAGCAAAGTCAGCTATGGTATGAATCAAAAATTCTTAGCGAGACCATTAGCCATCAATTTCAGCCTGATAAGTTAAATGTTGCTGCACTTGGAAATATGGTGCCGCAACTGCATATTCATCACATTGCGCGATACAAGTCAGATCCAGTATGGCCTAAGCCTGTTTGGGGCATCTTACCCGCGAAGCGTTATACTCAAGAAGCCCGAGATAAAATACTGCTGGAAATGAAGCAAACGCTGGAGGAAAAGTTATGTTAG
- a CDS encoding DUF2244 domain-containing protein: MVNTQIDSSATIIELSPNRSVSWQQAKLVVTVMAVFVLLIATLWALLGAWFILPFAGFEVALLAWLMYRVNLNCHARQVLTITPSKVTFECGISHPVFRWQFNRLDTHLRVTEVETSFDRLQFVLSDEHISIRIGDFLNQQDCCLARKAFKHAGLREISNKWWMNNDFL, translated from the coding sequence ATGGTTAACACCCAAATAGATTCTAGTGCCACTATTATCGAGCTATCCCCAAACCGTTCGGTTAGCTGGCAGCAAGCAAAGCTGGTAGTGACAGTGATGGCGGTTTTTGTGTTGCTAATAGCTACCTTGTGGGCGCTACTGGGTGCCTGGTTCATTTTGCCCTTTGCGGGTTTTGAAGTGGCTTTGTTAGCATGGTTGATGTATCGGGTAAATCTTAACTGTCATGCTCGCCAAGTGCTAACTATCACCCCCTCTAAGGTCACTTTTGAATGTGGGATCAGTCATCCAGTGTTCAGATGGCAGTTTAATCGTCTCGATACGCATTTAAGGGTAACTGAGGTGGAAACTAGTTTTGATCGTTTGCAGTTCGTCTTGTCAGATGAACATATCAGTATTCGTATCGGCGATTTTTTGAATCAACAAGATTGTTGTTTAGCCCGCAAAGCGTTTAAACATGCTGGATTGCGAGAAATCAGTAACAAGTGGTGGATGAACAACGATTTCCTATAA
- a CDS encoding sulfite exporter TauE/SafE family protein, with translation MLHHLCRYPLRYLLALCWLIIIIAQGQPLTLIVEYGAFSLLGMLGAVFANATGAGGGVVFVPFFQQLQFDPNTTIATSFAIQCCGMTAGAVTWWKYFSTQQGGNKDWQELGLSLKLAIPSSVLGILLAQGWQLTRGTMTAAEHLHTGFGVFSILLALAIFASIPLLKKLNFKQSLDIFDIISICIIGLLGGAITAYLSIGVGELLAVFLIMRRFNVTFAIATAVIVSAFSVWAAVVNHLVFTQAVYWPIVLFAGAGAIVGGILAKQLVMYFSATNLKVFFAGWVLILGVFALPL, from the coding sequence ATGTTGCACCATCTTTGCCGTTATCCGCTGCGTTACTTGTTAGCTTTGTGCTGGCTAATCATTATTATAGCTCAGGGCCAACCACTTACTTTAATCGTAGAATACGGAGCATTCTCACTGCTAGGGATGCTGGGTGCGGTTTTTGCCAATGCAACCGGTGCTGGTGGTGGTGTGGTCTTTGTGCCCTTTTTTCAACAGCTGCAATTTGACCCCAATACTACAATCGCCACTAGTTTTGCGATTCAATGTTGCGGTATGACCGCAGGTGCTGTTACATGGTGGAAGTACTTTTCGACACAGCAAGGTGGTAATAAAGACTGGCAGGAGCTCGGCCTTAGCCTAAAACTAGCAATTCCCTCTTCGGTGCTAGGCATTTTGCTGGCCCAAGGCTGGCAACTGACGCGCGGCACTATGACTGCTGCGGAACATCTTCACACAGGTTTTGGGGTATTTTCTATTCTGTTGGCACTCGCTATTTTTGCCAGCATCCCCTTGTTAAAAAAACTCAATTTCAAGCAATCACTCGACATATTCGACATTATCAGCATATGTATCATCGGCTTACTCGGTGGTGCGATAACAGCATATTTGTCTATAGGGGTAGGTGAATTGCTCGCGGTGTTTTTAATTATGCGTCGCTTCAACGTCACCTTCGCAATCGCCACAGCGGTGATCGTGAGTGCATTTTCTGTTTGGGCAGCAGTGGTAAATCACCTAGTCTTCACCCAGGCGGTTTATTGGCCTATAGTTTTATTCGCCGGAGCGGGTGCTATAGTGGGTGGTATATTGGCTAAACAGTTAGTTATGTATTTTTCGGCGACCAATTTAAAAGTTTTCTTCGCTGGCTGGGTATTAATATTAGGTGTCTTTGCTTTGCCGCTTTGA
- a CDS encoding alpha-amylase family glycosyl hydrolase, which yields MQKRQHDESYVQFSSPDWCKDAVIYQVNTRQFSDQGTFEAVQSHLPRLKKLGIDILWLMPIHPIGVKNRKGSLGSPYSVKDYFAVNPDLGDLASLKRLVSAAHDLGMKVILDWVANHSAWDNVLVDSHPEWYARDQDGNFTPTPWWDWDDIIDFDYRHFGLREYMLKAMCYWVEQADIDGYRCDVAGFVPNDFWRSVRQQLTQIKPIFMLAEWESKDLHQHAFDMTYAWSWNEIMHNIAMQKGGLNKLFKYYSWNQKNYPKQAHRMTFVSNHDKNAWDGTQFEQFSDCLPPAIVLSVLGEGMPLIYNGQEAGSRKRLAFFDKDCIEWQEHEIGELYRRLIKLKKSHSALHNAHWGATMLKVVNNCPESVFSFIRQDTNSKVFVVLNLSARPQSVTFNSTLLSGQFMSVFDDTDSELNSELTVNLAPWDYKVYVS from the coding sequence ATGCAAAAGCGTCAGCATGATGAATCTTATGTGCAGTTTAGCAGCCCTGATTGGTGCAAAGATGCGGTGATCTATCAAGTTAATACCCGTCAATTCAGCGACCAAGGCACCTTTGAAGCTGTGCAATCTCATCTTCCAAGGCTAAAGAAACTCGGCATCGACATTCTTTGGTTAATGCCGATTCATCCCATAGGAGTCAAAAACCGTAAGGGTAGTTTAGGTAGCCCCTATTCCGTTAAAGACTACTTTGCCGTCAATCCTGACTTAGGTGATCTAGCAAGCCTCAAACGCTTGGTATCAGCAGCTCACGACTTGGGTATGAAAGTTATTCTTGATTGGGTGGCCAATCATAGTGCGTGGGACAACGTATTGGTGGATAGTCATCCTGAATGGTATGCGCGGGATCAAGATGGAAATTTCACACCGACACCGTGGTGGGATTGGGATGACATTATAGATTTTGATTACCGTCATTTCGGCTTGCGAGAATACATGCTCAAAGCGATGTGTTATTGGGTGGAGCAAGCTGACATCGATGGGTATAGATGCGATGTGGCGGGTTTTGTACCGAATGATTTTTGGCGCTCAGTGCGACAACAGCTTACGCAAATTAAACCTATATTTATGCTCGCAGAGTGGGAGTCCAAAGATCTCCATCAACATGCTTTTGATATGACTTATGCGTGGAGTTGGAATGAAATAATGCACAATATTGCGATGCAAAAGGGGGGTCTGAATAAACTTTTTAAATACTATTCGTGGAATCAAAAGAATTATCCCAAACAGGCTCACCGGATGACTTTTGTTAGTAACCACGATAAAAATGCTTGGGATGGAACCCAGTTCGAGCAATTTTCCGACTGTTTACCGCCAGCCATTGTTTTATCTGTCTTAGGCGAAGGTATGCCACTGATTTATAATGGTCAGGAAGCGGGAAGTCGTAAAAGGTTGGCTTTTTTTGACAAGGATTGTATTGAGTGGCAAGAACACGAAATTGGTGAACTCTACCGTCGCTTGATCAAATTGAAGAAATCTCACAGTGCTTTGCATAACGCTCATTGGGGTGCCACAATGCTCAAAGTGGTTAACAACTGCCCAGAATCAGTGTTCAGTTTTATTCGACAAGACACCAACAGTAAAGTTTTTGTGGTGTTAAATTTGTCTGCTAGGCCTCAATCCGTGACTTTTAACAGCACTTTGTTAAGCGGACAGTTTATGTCTGTTTTTGACGACACAGATAGTGAGTTGAACTCAGAACTTACCGTTAATTTAGCACCTTGGGATTATAAAGTT
- the astE gene encoding succinylglutamate desuccinylase gives MLSKELTHTGEFLQYSRRHPEYFENGMNFDLADGTCVSIPSAGIIIFTPANPANKDIVLSCGVHGNETAPIEICDDLVKSILTGRLCLAQRVMFLFANLPAMDIAERFVEENLNRLFSGAHASNSELANAERLRAKQLEDAVANFFQTAQGDMRLHYDLHTAIRPSKNDKFAVYPFLHGKPHCKQQLALLSACGVNTILLSENPTTTFSYFSSHSFDAHSFTVELGKVRPFGENDMRQFTAVIDTLGKLISQLELHVAEYDPTKMDIFRVNQVINKHQDDFKLHFADDIPNFTDFKRGTLLASETGTSYFTEYDGEAIVFPNAQVALGQRALLTVVPTEL, from the coding sequence ATGTTATCTAAAGAATTAACTCACACTGGTGAATTCCTTCAATATTCCAGACGACACCCAGAATACTTTGAAAATGGGATGAATTTCGATTTGGCCGATGGTACCTGCGTATCAATTCCCAGTGCTGGCATCATTATCTTCACTCCAGCTAACCCCGCTAATAAAGATATAGTTCTGTCCTGCGGAGTGCATGGCAACGAAACGGCGCCCATCGAAATCTGTGATGATTTGGTTAAATCTATTTTGACTGGTCGCTTGTGTTTGGCGCAACGGGTGATGTTTCTATTTGCCAATTTGCCAGCAATGGATATTGCCGAACGCTTTGTCGAAGAAAACTTAAATCGATTATTTAGCGGGGCTCACGCTAGCAACAGCGAATTAGCCAATGCTGAGAGGCTTAGGGCCAAACAACTAGAGGACGCAGTTGCTAACTTTTTCCAAACTGCTCAGGGCGATATGCGCCTCCACTATGACTTACACACGGCTATTCGGCCTTCGAAAAATGATAAGTTTGCGGTTTACCCCTTTTTACACGGTAAACCTCATTGCAAGCAACAATTGGCCCTGTTGAGCGCCTGTGGGGTCAATACGATATTATTGTCGGAGAATCCCACTACAACATTTAGCTATTTCTCTAGCCATAGCTTTGACGCCCATAGTTTTACTGTGGAGCTAGGTAAAGTCAGGCCTTTTGGTGAAAATGATATGCGCCAATTTACTGCGGTAATTGACACTTTGGGCAAATTAATCAGTCAGTTAGAATTGCACGTAGCGGAGTATGACCCAACAAAAATGGATATTTTTCGTGTCAATCAGGTGATCAATAAACATCAAGATGATTTTAAATTGCATTTTGCCGATGACATTCCAAATTTTACCGATTTCAAAAGAGGCACGCTTTTGGCCTCGGAAACCGGAACATCCTATTTTACAGAGTACGACGGGGAAGCCATAGTCTTTCCTAATGCACAGGTTGCACTTGGCCAAAGAGCGCTTTTGACCGTTGTGCCCACTGAACTTTAA